A window of the Proteus terrae subsp. cibarius genome harbors these coding sequences:
- a CDS encoding DUF637 domain-containing protein: MCEKDISWKQRLISYIIAYVIAIYPLHPAWSLAITPSDKTIKVNQQNTVPIINISTPNNLGISHNKFHSFNVSKQGVVLNNATTSVNTQLAKQVNANTHLKGSAAHLIINEVVGNGRSQLQGKLEVAGEQAKVVIANPNGITCDGCSFINTPAITLTTGKPLFNPQGAYSAIEVKKGGVVIGTQGIDLQTQDYADIISRSIELNGKINAKTLSLMQGNNRIDFDKGTVNSINGEGVKPTLSIDTKMLGGMYANQIRLVSTEKGVGVNLSNIQTNQNSVNLTVDGKITFNGNIQSDQDINVSSKELQINSNTKLKAKRDITLATNTLINHSEVITEKDMRLFADKLTNKNEKALIQAKDNLWIQRNAQGDPNTLIENQSATIKTEKGDLIIRTKKLVNESITPLFKEIKQEPDSKLSINIGNHLLLPSRSPTDDFLLVIAFPELKNFSYKKWFDILDLKNNGGVNVERSYFEKSNKYVPSIISSGNNLYIQSNDFINNQSRIIADNNLIATGSSARLYYYRSAYLNKWEHYSNDNAHLYYRDDIIKYKLDEAKFNKVSHFVPFVKTGSHYEFSVNDVSDYIIKAGNNLVLDFKNSIDLDRKLPFTEKEIKKFRGLSDFENTILAKNILLNANNVNISLNLTANDSLSIIADKSININNSKLLADENISLTAIDTIKFENIDVTAKYFSAITKKGNISHLFNPTTFYTLKGIKSPYVDIPEKIYFNSGKNIDISNVIINKSNELNLSALEDIKINRDESFLFNLVPFIRDSGYIPAFLINMGVLESNNITFTSGKDIISQGIKYHSDKEITFNAGQDIFLASKSIKEADPFFSDIYYLQLQSKLFSDDNLILNAARDVDLSSTVLNSKDKVIVLAGRNIKLGANAYSAIKDPHEDAQDIQYSTAAIIGNKGISIASSGALITEGSSFKSDGDITISCGGNIQLGSVKTHFRKESGSKLEEIHKQVSTEINSGNNLTLLSEGSILFQASKFTANKEIDIAAKDGFLYAQAMEESSYYEEEKKKCNRWTLCTTKKKYTKKRHNTNNKVTEFIANGDINLFAKDDITLEASKLETAKNAKLTSKIGKVNFKAVKNTAFKQVITNSKDIYITQRNQGYIKESWALPTLYIGGKLTIDAPKGISADIKAQKGQSLEQALTVLSNTPEYAWLKELQHHQNVNWNLVKDTYSDWDDKTKQLNPVVGAVIAIAVGVATYGTATAATIGGMASKATIAAGASASVASTASVAAQAGFASLVSQATVSLAENQGNISKTLESLGRSDTVKSVVTSMVVAGALQGLDQFMGWDQAIQGGTLPSTGKLLATDSATWNQVAQRVASHSVVSSTLGTAIQGGSFIDNFKTALLSNIGSQLHAEGANLIGDNGAVLGHAGKVLSHSIVAGISAEIAGDSVTGAVAGALAAEIAAISLQSKLFEPSYLNETDRQVALIQEALQGNEGKTQLTKLIGALTGAIVTRKPEGVFSAANSAELVYRHNYSEHMFSNLALENNKDMIAASKGDVAAAERVVNRQNAGMVAIAFGLGGSASFIAGHTVIAATPELITIAQVAFNTCKANWVYCTNQLGINIAGISAPEAAIAGVTFGSGYKVLASSEESAKAFSSMLANSSKSLITSGKLNITAIKPIVEQEKLLIAANKKVIEIINNGELITYSGVTTNGYKVSNGAKTVVSKNELEYPIVQSRINIDNGNLKRGWVHVIHRHFSDKNASQFTISQVDLKLILQSNDISKIKISRIINSKDEKLYERVIILDKYIGIDKFTKNSTNIITILTDNLGNLVTVTPGRLK, encoded by the coding sequence ATGTGTGAAAAGGATATTTCTTGGAAACAACGTTTAATAAGTTATATCATCGCTTATGTCATTGCTATTTATCCATTACATCCAGCTTGGAGTTTAGCAATTACGCCATCCGATAAAACGATTAAAGTTAATCAACAAAATACTGTTCCTATTATTAATATTTCAACACCTAATAATCTTGGTATTTCTCATAATAAGTTTCATTCGTTCAATGTTAGCAAGCAAGGTGTTGTACTTAATAATGCGACAACTTCTGTTAACACACAATTAGCCAAACAAGTGAATGCAAATACCCATTTAAAAGGTAGTGCTGCTCATTTAATTATTAATGAAGTAGTGGGAAATGGACGCTCACAATTACAAGGAAAACTGGAAGTTGCAGGAGAACAAGCGAAAGTTGTTATTGCTAATCCAAATGGCATTACGTGTGATGGCTGTTCGTTTATAAATACCCCAGCAATTACGCTCACAACAGGAAAACCTCTTTTTAACCCTCAAGGTGCTTATTCGGCAATAGAAGTGAAAAAAGGTGGTGTTGTTATTGGTACGCAAGGTATAGATCTCCAAACTCAGGATTATGCCGACATTATCAGCCGTAGTATTGAATTAAATGGAAAAATTAACGCTAAAACCCTTTCTTTAATGCAAGGAAATAACCGTATCGATTTTGATAAAGGTACAGTAAATAGCATTAATGGTGAAGGCGTTAAACCTACGCTATCTATTGATACGAAAATGCTAGGTGGAATGTATGCCAATCAAATACGTCTAGTCAGTACAGAAAAAGGTGTTGGTGTTAATTTAAGTAATATTCAGACAAATCAAAACAGTGTGAATTTAACCGTTGATGGAAAAATTACCTTTAATGGCAATATTCAATCTGATCAAGATATTAATGTTAGTAGTAAAGAACTACAAATTAATAGTAATACAAAGTTAAAAGCAAAAAGAGATATTACTTTAGCAACTAATACGCTGATTAATCATAGTGAAGTTATCACAGAGAAAGATATGCGTTTATTTGCAGATAAACTCACTAATAAAAATGAAAAGGCACTTATTCAAGCGAAAGATAATTTATGGATACAGAGAAATGCGCAGGGTGATCCAAACACTTTAATTGAGAATCAATCAGCTACGATAAAAACAGAAAAGGGTGATTTGATTATTCGAACTAAGAAATTGGTTAATGAATCTATAACACCTTTATTTAAAGAGATAAAACAAGAGCCTGATTCTAAACTCTCTATAAATATCGGTAATCACCTTCTCCTTCCATCTAGAAGCCCTACTGATGATTTTCTTTTAGTTATTGCATTTCCTGAGTTAAAAAATTTCTCTTATAAAAAATGGTTTGATATTTTAGATTTAAAAAATAATGGAGGAGTTAATGTAGAACGTTCATATTTTGAAAAAAGTAATAAATATGTTCCTAGTATTATTTCTTCAGGAAATAATTTATATATACAATCTAATGATTTTATTAATAACCAATCTAGAATTATTGCAGATAATAATTTAATTGCAACAGGAAGCAGTGCAAGATTATATTATTATCGTTCTGCATATCTTAATAAATGGGAACATTATTCTAATGATAATGCTCATCTTTATTATCGGGATGATATAATAAAATATAAGCTTGATGAAGCTAAATTTAATAAGGTAAGTCATTTTGTTCCTTTTGTGAAAACGGGTAGTCATTATGAATTTTCTGTAAATGATGTCTCTGATTATATAATAAAAGCAGGTAATAATTTAGTATTAGATTTTAAAAATAGTATAGATTTAGATCGTAAACTTCCATTTACAGAAAAAGAAATAAAAAAATTCAGAGGGTTATCAGATTTTGAAAATACTATATTAGCTAAAAATATATTATTAAATGCTAATAATGTGAATATTTCTTTAAATTTAACAGCAAACGATTCTTTATCTATTATTGCTGATAAAAGTATAAACATAAATAATTCAAAATTGCTAGCTGATGAAAATATAAGTTTGACAGCGATAGATACTATAAAATTTGAGAATATAGATGTAACAGCAAAATATTTTTCTGCTATAACTAAAAAGGGAAATATTAGTCATTTATTTAATCCTACCACATTTTATACTCTAAAAGGTATTAAATCACCATATGTTGATATTCCTGAAAAAATATATTTTAATTCTGGGAAAAATATTGATATTTCAAATGTAATAATTAATAAATCCAATGAATTAAATTTATCTGCGCTAGAAGATATTAAAATAAATCGTGATGAATCTTTTCTTTTTAATTTAGTACCTTTTATTAGAGATAGTGGGTATATTCCAGCATTTTTAATTAACATGGGGGTTTTGGAAAGTAATAATATAACTTTTACTTCAGGTAAAGATATTATTAGTCAAGGAATAAAATATCATAGTGATAAAGAAATAACCTTTAATGCAGGGCAGGATATTTTCCTTGCCTCAAAATCAATAAAAGAAGCCGATCCTTTCTTTAGTGATATTTATTATCTTCAATTACAATCTAAGTTATTTTCAGATGATAACCTTATCTTAAATGCAGCGCGTGATGTTGATTTAAGTTCAACAGTATTAAATTCAAAAGATAAAGTCATTGTATTAGCTGGTAGGAATATAAAACTGGGTGCAAATGCTTATTCTGCCATCAAAGACCCCCACGAAGATGCTCAAGACATTCAGTATAGCACAGCGGCTATTATAGGAAATAAAGGTATTTCTATTGCGTCATCAGGTGCGTTAATAACAGAAGGAAGCTCATTCAAATCAGATGGTGACATTACGATATCCTGTGGTGGAAATATTCAATTGGGATCGGTAAAAACACATTTTCGTAAAGAGTCGGGCTCTAAGTTAGAAGAAATTCACAAACAAGTTAGTACTGAAATTAATAGTGGCAATAATTTAACTCTATTATCTGAAGGCAGTATTTTATTTCAAGCATCAAAATTTACTGCCAATAAAGAGATAGATATTGCTGCTAAAGATGGATTTCTTTACGCACAAGCGATGGAAGAATCGAGTTATTACGAAGAAGAGAAGAAAAAATGTAATCGATGGACTTTATGTACTACCAAAAAGAAATATACGAAAAAACGTCATAATACAAATAATAAAGTTACCGAGTTTATCGCTAATGGCGATATTAATTTATTTGCTAAAGATGATATTACCTTAGAAGCGAGCAAACTAGAAACAGCGAAGAATGCAAAATTAACCAGTAAAATAGGAAAAGTTAATTTTAAAGCAGTTAAAAATACAGCATTTAAGCAAGTTATTACTAATTCAAAAGATATTTATATTACTCAGCGCAATCAGGGATATATCAAAGAGAGTTGGGCATTACCGACACTTTATATTGGTGGAAAACTGACTATTGATGCGCCTAAAGGTATATCTGCTGATATTAAAGCTCAAAAAGGACAATCACTAGAACAAGCATTAACAGTTTTAAGTAACACTCCAGAATATGCATGGCTTAAAGAGCTTCAACATCATCAAAACGTTAATTGGAATTTAGTTAAAGATACCTATTCTGATTGGGATGATAAAACAAAACAATTAAATCCTGTTGTTGGTGCGGTTATCGCTATTGCAGTGGGAGTTGCCACTTACGGTACAGCAACCGCGGCAACTATTGGTGGAATGGCAAGTAAAGCAACCATTGCGGCGGGTGCTTCAGCAAGCGTGGCTTCAACGGCATCGGTTGCAGCACAAGCAGGTTTTGCCTCTTTAGTTTCGCAAGCGACGGTCTCTTTAGCTGAAAACCAAGGCAACATCTCTAAAACACTTGAATCACTGGGGCGTAGCGACACGGTCAAGTCTGTGGTGACGAGTATGGTGGTTGCGGGAGCACTTCAGGGTCTTGACCAATTTATGGGTTGGGATCAGGCAATCCAAGGTGGAACATTACCTTCAACAGGCAAGTTACTTGCGACCGATAGCGCAACATGGAATCAAGTTGCACAACGCGTAGCCTCTCATTCAGTCGTCAGTTCAACATTGGGCACTGCCATTCAAGGTGGCAGTTTTATTGATAATTTTAAAACCGCGCTATTAAGCAATATCGGTAGTCAACTCCATGCCGAAGGTGCCAACCTAATTGGTGATAACGGTGCTGTATTAGGACATGCGGGAAAGGTGTTAAGTCATTCCATCGTGGCAGGTATTAGTGCAGAAATTGCAGGAGATAGTGTTACAGGAGCTGTCGCGGGTGCCTTAGCGGCAGAAATAGCGGCGATATCACTACAAAGTAAATTATTTGAGCCTAGTTATTTAAATGAAACTGACAGACAAGTTGCATTAATTCAAGAGGCACTACAGGGCAATGAAGGAAAAACACAGCTCACTAAATTAATTGGTGCACTGACAGGCGCTATTGTGACTCGTAAGCCTGAGGGCGTATTTTCTGCGGCTAATTCTGCTGAGTTGGTTTATCGGCATAATTACAGTGAGCATATGTTTTCTAATTTAGCCTTAGAAAATAATAAAGATATGATCGCAGCTTCGAAGGGAGATGTTGCAGCGGCAGAAAGAGTTGTAAATCGACAAAATGCAGGAATGGTTGCAATCGCTTTTGGCTTAGGAGGAAGTGCAAGTTTTATTGCTGGTCATACTGTCATTGCAGCAACACCTGAACTTATCACTATTGCTCAAGTTGCATTTAATACCTGTAAAGCTAACTGGGTTTATTGTACTAATCAGCTAGGTATTAATATTGCAGGGATATCGGCTCCAGAAGCAGCAATAGCAGGCGTCACTTTTGGCAGTGGTTATAAGGTGTTAGCAAGTTCAGAAGAAAGTGCTAAAGCTTTTTCGAGCATGTTAGCTAATAGCTCAAAGTCTTTAATAACGTCAGGCAAATTAAATATTACTGCTATAAAACCGATAGTAGAACAAGAAAAATTATTAATAGCAGCAAATAAAAAAGTTATTGAAATAATCAACAACGGGGAACTTATAACATATTCAGGAGTAACTACGAATGGATATAAAGTATCTAATGGAGCCAAAACAGTAGTTTCTAAAAATGAATTAGAATATCCTATTGTTCAATCTAGGATTAATATTGATAATGGTAACTTAAAGCGTGGTTGGGTACATGTGATTCATCGGCATTTTTCAGATAAAAATGCTAGCCAATTCACTATAAGTCAAGTAGATTTAAAGCTAATACTTCAAAGTAATGATATTTCAAAAATAAAAATTAGTAGAATCATCAATAGTAAAGATGAAAAATTGTATGAAAGAGTTATTATATTAGATAAATATATTGGTATTGATAAATTTACTAAAAACTCAACGAATATCATAACAATTTTAACGGATAATTTAGGTAATTTAGTAACGGTAACGCCAGGAAGACTAAAATGA
- a CDS encoding contact-dependent growth inhibition system immunity protein, which yields MIISKGYNLYTDIYFNYDYYIIVTISGCYIHFMDLKNGYNVLSKNITDDKLGHYSKISLSNSRKIESNSQEFNEMYNDKKPYQDWIKKIIKEYDYKNKTALFNNMNRCSLELTDDEITISPQNHLRMDHWVGEGIPDSAIITLKSNCSDEVLGASIKEAFTRCISRKV from the coding sequence ATGATTATATCGAAGGGCTATAATTTATATACAGATATTTACTTTAATTATGATTACTATATTATAGTAACTATCTCGGGATGCTATATCCATTTTATGGATTTAAAAAATGGATATAACGTTTTATCTAAGAATATCACTGATGATAAGTTAGGTCATTATTCAAAAATTTCTTTAAGTAATAGTAGAAAAATAGAAAGTAACTCACAAGAATTTAATGAGATGTATAATGATAAAAAACCTTATCAAGACTGGATAAAAAAAATAATTAAAGAGTATGATTATAAAAATAAAACAGCACTTTTTAATAATATGAATCGATGTAGCTTAGAGCTTACAGATGATGAAATTACTATTAGTCCTCAAAACCATTTACGTATGGATCATTGGGTCGGCGAGGGAATACCTGATAGTGCAATTATTACGTTAAAAAGCAATTGTAGTGATGAGGTTTTAGGTGCCTCAATAAAAGAGGCGTTTACGCGTTGTATTAGTCGGAAAGTTTAA
- the modA gene encoding molybdate ABC transporter substrate-binding protein, with the protein MKKLSGKLLAGAVISFALVSQSFASEKVTVFAAASLTNALNEISAQYKQEKQTEVVASYASSSTLARQIEQGAPANLFISADQQWMDYAIDKNLMVADSRHTLLGNDLVLIAPKDSKLNDVVINKETKWKSLLNGGKLAVGDPDHVPVGIYAKESLEYLGAWDTVSPDMARTNNVRSGMALVERDEAPLGIVYGSDAVASDKVKVVGVFPADSHKPVEYPMAVVKGQDNKAVRDFYDYLKTPQAAEIFKKYGFSPL; encoded by the coding sequence ATGAAAAAATTATCAGGCAAGTTACTTGCTGGCGCAGTTATCTCTTTTGCTTTAGTAAGCCAAAGTTTTGCATCGGAAAAAGTAACGGTATTTGCTGCCGCTTCTCTTACCAATGCTCTTAATGAAATTTCGGCACAATATAAGCAAGAAAAGCAAACTGAAGTTGTTGCATCTTATGCATCTTCTTCAACGCTGGCTCGCCAAATTGAACAAGGTGCACCTGCAAATCTGTTTATTTCAGCAGATCAGCAGTGGATGGATTACGCAATCGATAAAAATTTAATGGTTGCAGATTCACGTCATACACTATTAGGTAATGATTTAGTACTCATTGCCCCTAAAGATAGTAAATTAAATGACGTTGTTATTAATAAGGAAACCAAATGGAAATCCTTACTTAATGGCGGAAAACTAGCTGTTGGCGATCCGGACCATGTGCCTGTTGGTATCTATGCAAAAGAATCATTAGAATATTTAGGCGCATGGGATACAGTAAGCCCAGATATGGCGCGTACTAATAACGTGCGTAGCGGTATGGCGCTGGTTGAACGTGATGAAGCACCATTAGGTATCGTATACGGTTCTGACGCGGTTGCGAGTGATAAAGTGAAAGTGGTCGGCGTATTCCCAGCTGATAGCCACAAACCTGTTGAGTATCCAATGGCAGTTGTAAAAGGTCAGGACAATAAAGCAGTTCGTGATTTTTATGACTATCTGAAAACACCTCAAGCCGCAGAAATCTTTAAGAAATACGGCTTTAGCCCACTGTAG
- a CDS encoding AcrZ family multidrug efflux pump-associated protein → MLELLKSLGFALLMVPVVMVLIMGIIYGLGEVFNLISPSQPKADKKS, encoded by the coding sequence ATGCTTGAATTGTTGAAAAGTTTAGGGTTTGCTCTCTTGATGGTACCTGTTGTAATGGTACTGATTATGGGCATCATTTATGGTTTAGGTGAAGTGTTTAACTTGATTTCACCAAGTCAGCCAAAAGCAGACAAAAAATCATAA
- the modC gene encoding molybdenum ABC transporter ATP-binding protein ModC, translated as MLEMNFKQTLGSLRLEVNTELPTESITAVFGLSGAGKTSLINVIGGLTKPDSGRIVLNNHTLVDTEKKIYLPPEKRKVGYVFQDARLFPHYTVKGNLLYGMSPTMKVQFDRIIHLLGIEHLLPRFPITLSGGEKQRVAIGRALLTAPDIMLMDEPLASLDLPRKRELLPYLEKLSQDVQIPILYVSHSLDEIIRLADNVIVMDAGKIKATGKLEDVWASSALRPWLQKETLSSIANVMVVEHHSHYDMTATAFGNQVLWLPQIEAKIGRDVRVRIDASDVSLTTTRPSNSSIRNILHMKVVETIKNDGQVDVKLVNDGNYLWARITPWAKDELNIQEGQWLYAQIKSISLSRHL; from the coding sequence ATGCTAGAGATGAATTTTAAACAGACGCTAGGATCACTGCGTCTGGAAGTCAATACTGAACTACCAACAGAAAGTATTACCGCAGTCTTTGGTTTATCCGGAGCCGGTAAAACCTCATTGATTAATGTGATTGGCGGTTTAACCAAGCCAGATTCAGGACGGATTGTATTAAATAATCACACACTGGTGGATACAGAAAAGAAAATTTATCTGCCACCTGAAAAACGCAAAGTGGGTTATGTATTCCAAGATGCACGACTGTTTCCTCATTACACAGTAAAAGGAAATCTGCTTTACGGTATGTCTCCAACAATGAAAGTGCAGTTTGATCGCATTATTCATTTGTTAGGTATCGAACATTTACTTCCGCGTTTTCCGATAACATTATCAGGTGGCGAAAAGCAGCGTGTTGCCATAGGGCGAGCGTTGTTAACAGCACCCGATATTATGCTAATGGATGAGCCTTTAGCATCGCTTGATTTGCCGCGTAAACGTGAGTTACTGCCGTATTTAGAGAAACTCTCACAAGATGTACAAATTCCTATTTTGTATGTGAGTCATAGCCTTGATGAAATTATCCGACTTGCAGATAACGTCATTGTGATGGATGCAGGAAAAATTAAGGCGACAGGCAAGCTGGAAGATGTATGGGCAAGTAGTGCATTACGTCCGTGGTTACAAAAAGAGACACTCAGCAGTATCGCGAATGTGATGGTAGTAGAACACCATAGCCATTACGATATGACAGCAACGGCTTTCGGTAACCAAGTGCTGTGGTTGCCTCAAATTGAGGCTAAAATTGGTCGTGATGTGCGTGTTCGTATCGATGCTTCTGACGTATCACTGACTACCACTCGTCCATCAAATAGCAGTATTCGTAATATATTGCATATGAAAGTGGTTGAAACCATTAAAAATGATGGCCAAGTTGATGTGAAACTAGTCAATGATGGTAATTATTTATGGGCGAGGATCACGCCTTGGGCAAAAGATGAATTGAATATTCAAGAAGGACAATGGCTTTATGCGCAAATAAAGAGTATTTCACTAAGCCGTCATCTTTGA
- the modE gene encoding molybdenum-dependent transcriptional regulator, translating to MQAEILLTLKLQDKLFADPRRVALLKQIKATGSISQGAKMAGISYKSAWDAINEMNQLADELLVDRATGGKGGGGATLTHYCERLLQLYDLLGQIQQKAFDVLKDDSLPLDSLLAAISRFSLQTSARNQFFGTIIERDNLQVQQHVNVQLADRKTTIRAALTEKSADRLGLKKGKEVLILIKAPWVNIEKGTSLTQQYDNALSGTLTQIETGSENSELVVTLEGGQEVCATCSNQHVKEQKLHINDSVTALFNADQVIVATLC from the coding sequence ATGCAAGCAGAAATATTATTAACTCTTAAACTTCAAGATAAGCTCTTTGCCGATCCTCGTCGCGTTGCATTGTTAAAACAGATCAAGGCGACGGGTTCAATTAGCCAAGGGGCAAAAATGGCGGGCATTAGTTATAAAAGTGCTTGGGATGCCATTAATGAAATGAATCAACTCGCAGACGAACTTCTTGTTGATAGAGCAACAGGCGGTAAAGGTGGCGGTGGTGCAACTCTCACACATTATTGTGAGCGCTTACTTCAACTTTACGATCTGCTCGGTCAAATTCAGCAAAAAGCCTTTGATGTATTGAAAGATGATTCACTCCCTCTGGATAGTCTTTTAGCGGCTATTTCTCGTTTTTCACTACAAACCAGCGCTAGAAACCAATTTTTTGGTACGATTATTGAGCGTGATAACCTACAAGTTCAACAACATGTTAATGTGCAACTTGCAGATAGAAAAACAACTATTCGTGCTGCTTTGACAGAGAAAAGCGCTGATCGCCTAGGGCTTAAAAAAGGTAAAGAAGTACTGATTTTAATTAAGGCACCTTGGGTCAATATTGAAAAAGGAACTTCTTTAACACAGCAATATGATAATGCGCTTTCAGGCACACTCACTCAAATTGAGACCGGAAGTGAAAACAGCGAATTAGTGGTGACATTAGAAGGTGGACAAGAAGTTTGTGCCACATGTTCTAATCAGCACGTTAAAGAGCAAAAACTGCATATTAATGATAGCGTAACCGCTTTATTTAATGCTGATCAGGTGATTGTCGCAACACTGTGTTAA
- a CDS encoding contact-dependent growth inhibition system immunity protein has product MMTFINDNEYCALIVMTDKFFCLNTESGYGLMTLDPKFSSIILSLTCSNKELGESLIKVLENSRTQLKDEEYDKLFKKENIKKNWDSWLELLQYKYNYRSKRQLLANMLNCSVYLSNNKILISPSHHSSLEGWEGIGASHKVILSLDSSSDEIGLGIRLAFSRCTTKRF; this is encoded by the coding sequence ATGATGACGTTTATTAACGATAATGAGTATTGTGCTTTGATAGTAATGACAGATAAATTTTTTTGCTTAAATACGGAATCTGGCTATGGGCTAATGACACTCGATCCTAAATTTTCATCAATTATACTTTCTTTAACATGTTCAAATAAGGAGCTTGGCGAAAGTTTAATTAAAGTTTTAGAGAATAGTCGAACTCAGCTCAAAGATGAGGAATATGACAAACTCTTTAAAAAGGAAAATATAAAAAAAAACTGGGATTCATGGCTAGAATTATTACAGTATAAATATAACTATCGCTCAAAACGTCAACTTTTAGCTAATATGCTAAATTGTTCTGTTTATCTTTCTAATAACAAAATATTAATTTCACCTTCTCACCATTCAAGTCTTGAAGGATGGGAAGGAATAGGGGCATCCCATAAGGTTATTTTATCGCTAGATAGCTCATCTGATGAGATAGGTTTGGGTATTCGGCTTGCATTTAGTCGGTGTACTACGAAGAGATTTTAA
- a CDS encoding endonuclease toxin domain-containing protein: MLIWVNLHSEMIAKREIWLAVPQSTTKAQWIEINRAVAYGESMNIEVKITQVK; encoded by the coding sequence ATGCTGATTTGGGTTAATTTACATTCAGAAATGATAGCAAAACGAGAAATTTGGCTTGCTGTACCACAATCGACAACAAAGGCCCAATGGATTGAAATTAATCGTGCAGTAGCTTATGGAGAAAGTATGAATATTGAAGTAAAAATAACGCAGGTAAAATGA
- the modB gene encoding molybdate ABC transporter permease subunit — protein MLSEYEWQAIILSLKVSTIAVIISLPFGIFMAWLLVRVRFPGKSLLDSIIHLPLVLPPVVVGYLLLISMGRRGFIGEWLYDWFGFSFTFSWRGAALASAVVAFPLMVRAIRLALEAVDQRMEQAARTLGASPIRVFFTITLPLSMPGIIAGIVLAFARSLGEFGATITFVSNIPGETRTIPLAMYTLIETPGAEMDAARLCVIAIILALVSLMASEWLTRWGRKRLGGVC, from the coding sequence ATGTTAAGTGAATACGAATGGCAAGCCATCATACTAAGCCTTAAGGTATCGACTATTGCAGTTATTATTAGTCTACCTTTTGGTATTTTTATGGCTTGGCTTTTAGTTAGGGTACGTTTTCCTGGTAAATCATTGCTTGATAGCATTATTCATTTACCTTTAGTTCTACCTCCTGTTGTGGTCGGTTATCTTTTACTGATCAGTATGGGGAGACGTGGATTTATTGGTGAATGGTTGTATGACTGGTTTGGTTTTAGCTTTACCTTTAGTTGGCGAGGCGCAGCACTTGCATCCGCAGTTGTTGCATTTCCACTGATGGTTAGAGCGATCAGATTAGCATTAGAAGCTGTCGATCAACGTATGGAACAAGCGGCAAGAACCTTAGGGGCATCACCGATACGCGTCTTTTTTACCATAACGTTACCTTTGTCTATGCCAGGGATCATCGCAGGGATTGTGTTGGCATTTGCGCGCTCGTTGGGAGAGTTTGGCGCAACAATCACTTTCGTCTCCAATATTCCGGGGGAAACAAGAACGATCCCTCTGGCAATGTATACCTTAATTGAAACACCGGGTGCGGAAATGGATGCCGCCCGTTTATGTGTTATTGCAATTATTTTGGCGCTCGTCTCTTTAATGGCTTCAGAGTGGCTAACTCGTTGGGGTCGTAAAAGATTGGGGGGCGTATGCTAG